Proteins encoded together in one Micromonospora kangleipakensis window:
- a CDS encoding ABC transporter ATP-binding protein, giving the protein MIELRELTKRYGDRVAVDGLSVRVQPGVVTGFLGPNGSGKSTTMRMILGLDAPDHGEALIGGVRYPDLNWPLKTVGALLDAGAFHPGRSARAHLTALAASNDIPGSRVEQVLRIVGLSDAATRRAGTYSLGMRQRLGVAVALLGDPGVLLLDEPANGLDPEGIRWIRDLLRGLAAQGRTVFVSSHLIAEMALTADRLVVIGRGRLLAETTVAELAAGDDSLEDAFFRLTSQATDYRGVGAS; this is encoded by the coding sequence GTGATCGAACTACGTGAGCTGACGAAACGCTACGGCGACCGGGTCGCCGTTGACGGGCTGAGCGTCCGGGTGCAGCCGGGGGTGGTGACCGGCTTCCTCGGCCCGAACGGATCCGGCAAGTCGACGACGATGCGGATGATCCTCGGCCTAGATGCCCCGGACCATGGCGAGGCACTGATCGGCGGCGTCCGGTACCCGGACCTGAACTGGCCGTTGAAGACGGTCGGCGCGCTCCTCGATGCCGGGGCGTTCCATCCCGGCCGCAGCGCCCGTGCGCACCTGACCGCGCTGGCCGCGAGCAACGACATCCCCGGTTCCCGGGTCGAGCAGGTGCTGCGCATCGTCGGTCTGTCCGACGCGGCAACGCGGCGTGCCGGTACGTACTCGCTCGGCATGCGCCAGCGGCTCGGCGTCGCTGTGGCCCTGCTCGGCGACCCGGGCGTCCTCCTGCTCGACGAGCCGGCCAACGGACTGGATCCGGAGGGCATCCGCTGGATCCGGGACCTGCTGCGCGGACTCGCCGCCCAAGGCCGGACGGTGTTTGTGTCCAGCCACCTGATCGCCGAGATGGCGCTGACCGCCGACCGGCTGGTGGTCATCGGCCGCGGCCGGCTGCTGGCCGAGACGACCGTCGCCGAACTCGCCGCCGGCGACGACAGCCTGGAGGACGCGTTCTTCCGGCTCACCTCACAGGCCACCGACTATCGCGGAGTGGGAGCGTCATGA
- a CDS encoding ArsR/SmtB family transcription factor produces the protein MTTAVEVDRVFVALADPTRRRVLELLGRSPSTASALARELPVTRQGILKHLGVLRASGLVTGVRAGREVRFQVRPESLVATASWMTSLAATWDERLALLKRQAEQS, from the coding sequence ATGACCACCGCGGTCGAGGTCGACCGGGTGTTCGTGGCGCTGGCCGATCCGACCCGGCGGCGGGTGCTCGAGCTGCTCGGGCGCTCGCCGAGCACGGCCAGCGCGCTGGCCCGGGAGCTGCCGGTGACCCGGCAGGGCATCCTCAAGCACCTCGGCGTGCTGCGCGCCTCCGGCCTCGTGACCGGCGTACGGGCCGGCCGTGAGGTGCGGTTCCAGGTACGGCCGGAGTCGCTGGTCGCCACCGCGTCGTGGATGACCAGCCTGGCCGCCACCTGGGACGAGCGGCTGGCCCTGCTCAAGCGCCAGGCCGAACAGTCCTGA
- a CDS encoding SRPBCC domain-containing protein, translated as MSDRIERSVLIEAPLDRVWDLVTEPGWWVPSQTPAPIDRTPGAIAIRESEQWGRFPVQLVSFDPKTYAAFRWASTSPGEDLTGDNTTLVEFHLASEAEAIRVTVVETGFAALPIPEEARRKSFDGNTQGWGEQLDSLRDRAQQPG; from the coding sequence ATGAGTGACCGCATCGAGCGCTCCGTGCTCATCGAGGCACCACTGGACCGGGTCTGGGACCTGGTGACCGAGCCCGGGTGGTGGGTGCCGAGCCAGACCCCGGCCCCGATCGACCGGACGCCGGGGGCCATCGCAATCCGCGAATCCGAGCAGTGGGGCCGATTCCCCGTGCAGTTGGTGAGCTTCGACCCGAAGACCTACGCCGCATTCCGGTGGGCCAGCACCAGCCCGGGAGAGGATCTCACCGGCGACAACACCACGCTGGTCGAGTTCCACCTGGCCAGCGAGGCCGAGGCCATCAGGGTGACCGTGGTCGAGACCGGGTTCGCCGCCCTGCCCATCCCGGAGGAGGCGCGCCGCAAGAGTTTCGACGGCAACACCCAGGGCTGGGGCGAGCAGCTGGACAGTCTGCGCGACCGGGCGCAGCAGCCGGGATGA
- a CDS encoding MDR family MFS transporter, with product MSHAEVIQALSGLMLGMFVTILASTIVSNALPRIIADLGGTQSVYTWVVTTELLSMTATVPLWGKMADLYSKKLLIQLSLSLFVVGSLIAGFAPNVTLLLVSRIAQGVGAGGMGALAMIVMAAMIPPRELGRYSGVFGAVFGAATIAGPLIGGVLVDTSWLGWRWCFFIGIPFSLAAIALLQKTLHLPVVRRPVKVDWLGALLIMAGVCTLLIWSSLAGQHFAWGSWQTAALVCGGVLLLALAVWTESRAAEPIIPLGIFRNRTVALTVVASTLVGVALFGGTVFLSQYFQVALGKSPTVAGLMSLPMIFGLLVSSTVAGQLITRFGRWKAYLVVGSLVMTGGFLLLSTIDAKTGVVLLAAYLVVLGIGVGMLMQNLVLAAQNDVPAAELGAATSTLTFFRSMGGAIGVSALGAVLTNRVTSLFVDHFGAAATGGGSAKVPDLETLPAPVLAVIRDIYGTATSDLFLVAAPIAFLAVLAVVFIKEKPLSTLTGDERRAREAAAAPH from the coding sequence ATGTCGCACGCCGAAGTGATCCAGGCGCTGTCCGGCCTCATGCTCGGCATGTTCGTCACGATCCTGGCCTCGACGATCGTCTCCAACGCGCTGCCGCGCATCATCGCCGACCTCGGGGGCACCCAGTCGGTCTACACCTGGGTGGTCACCACCGAGCTGCTGTCGATGACCGCGACCGTGCCGCTCTGGGGCAAGATGGCCGACCTCTACAGTAAGAAGCTGCTGATCCAGCTCTCGCTGAGCCTGTTCGTGGTCGGCTCGCTGATCGCCGGCTTCGCGCCGAACGTCACGCTGCTGCTGGTCAGCCGCATCGCGCAGGGCGTGGGCGCCGGCGGCATGGGCGCGCTCGCGATGATCGTGATGGCCGCGATGATCCCGCCGCGCGAGCTGGGCCGCTACTCCGGCGTCTTCGGCGCGGTGTTCGGCGCGGCCACGATCGCCGGCCCGCTGATCGGCGGCGTGCTGGTGGACACCTCGTGGCTGGGCTGGCGCTGGTGCTTCTTCATCGGCATCCCGTTCTCGCTGGCCGCGATCGCCCTGCTGCAGAAGACGCTGCACCTGCCGGTCGTCCGCCGGCCCGTGAAGGTCGACTGGCTGGGCGCGCTGCTGATCATGGCCGGCGTCTGCACGCTGCTGATCTGGTCCAGCCTGGCCGGTCAGCACTTCGCCTGGGGCTCGTGGCAGACCGCGGCGCTCGTCTGCGGCGGCGTGCTCCTGCTCGCGCTCGCGGTGTGGACCGAGTCGCGGGCCGCGGAGCCGATCATCCCGCTCGGCATCTTCCGCAACCGCACGGTAGCGCTGACCGTGGTGGCCAGCACGCTGGTCGGCGTGGCGCTGTTCGGCGGTACGGTGTTCCTGTCGCAGTACTTCCAGGTAGCGCTCGGTAAGTCCCCGACGGTGGCCGGCCTGATGAGCCTGCCGATGATTTTCGGTCTGCTGGTGTCCTCGACGGTCGCCGGACAACTCATCACGCGGTTCGGGCGCTGGAAGGCGTACCTGGTGGTGGGCTCGCTCGTGATGACCGGCGGGTTCCTGTTGCTCAGCACGATCGACGCGAAGACCGGCGTGGTGCTGCTGGCGGCGTACCTGGTGGTGCTCGGGATCGGGGTCGGCATGCTCATGCAGAACCTCGTGCTCGCCGCGCAGAACGACGTGCCCGCGGCCGAGTTGGGTGCGGCCACCTCGACGCTCACCTTCTTCCGCAGCATGGGCGGCGCGATCGGGGTGAGCGCGCTGGGCGCGGTGCTCACCAACAGGGTGACCTCGCTCTTCGTCGACCACTTCGGTGCGGCGGCGACCGGGGGAGGCAGCGCCAAGGTGCCCGACCTCGAGACGCTGCCCGCGCCGGTCCTCGCCGTGATCCGCGACATCTACGGCACGGCGACCTCGGACCTGTTCCTGGTGGCCGCGCCGATCGCGTTCCTCGCCGTGCTCGCGGTGGTCTTCATCAAGGAGAAGCCGCTGTCCACCCTCACCGGCGACGAGCGCCGCGCGCGGGAAGCGGCGGCGGCACCGCACTGA
- a CDS encoding transposase, which translates to MAETRRQFDPEFRAGAVRIVRETGKSIAQVARDLGINDGTLANWVKKDRETRGEAAAGQLSEDERAELARLRRENAELAMERDVLKRSVVLWVKEATGR; encoded by the coding sequence ATGGCTGAGACGAGACGCCAGTTCGATCCGGAGTTCCGGGCGGGCGCGGTGCGCATCGTGCGGGAGACCGGGAAGTCGATCGCGCAGGTCGCGCGTGACCTGGGGATCAACGACGGCACCCTTGCCAACTGGGTGAAGAAGGACCGCGAGACTCGCGGTGAGGCCGCTGCCGGGCAGTTGTCGGAGGACGAGCGGGCGGAGCTGGCCCGGCTGCGGCGGGAGAACGCGGAGCTGGCGATGGAGCGTGATGTCCTCAAGCGATCCGTGGTCCTGTGGGTCAAGGAAGCGACGGGCCGGTGA
- a CDS encoding MalY/PatB family protein, whose amino-acid sequence MASPVPSANGFTAQNPLTRLTLPELRQRTSVKWRMHPPDVLPLWVAEMDVPLAPAVADALRSAIDLGDTGYAYGTAYAEALGDFAAQRWGWNDFRVDRTMVVPDVMMGIVEVLRLVTDPGDAVVVCSPVYPPFYAFASHSGRQVIEAPLGPDLRMDLAALDEAFRRARARGRRPAFLLCNPHNPTGVVHRRDELEAVAELADRHGLRVISDEIHAPLVLPGAHFTPYLTVAGAENAFALISASKAWNLAGLKAALAVAGPQAVADLDRMPEEVSHGPSHLGVIAHTAAFRAGGPWLDLVLDGLDTNRTLLETLLAKHMPSARYHRPEGTYLAWLDCTALGIDIGQSDGEPGVASDVAGPAKMFLDRARVALSSGHVFGTGGAGFVRLNFATSPAILTDAVTRMGRAADAHHPSAG is encoded by the coding sequence ATGGCAAGCCCTGTCCCCTCCGCCAACGGCTTCACGGCGCAGAATCCGCTCACCCGGCTGACGCTGCCCGAACTCCGGCAGCGCACCAGCGTGAAGTGGCGCATGCACCCGCCCGACGTGCTTCCCCTCTGGGTCGCGGAGATGGACGTACCCCTCGCTCCCGCCGTGGCCGACGCGCTCCGCAGCGCGATCGACCTCGGTGACACCGGATACGCGTACGGGACGGCGTACGCCGAGGCGCTCGGCGACTTCGCCGCCCAGCGGTGGGGCTGGAACGACTTCCGCGTCGACCGCACCATGGTCGTACCCGACGTGATGATGGGCATCGTCGAGGTGCTCCGGCTCGTGACCGACCCCGGGGACGCGGTGGTGGTCTGCTCCCCCGTCTACCCGCCCTTCTACGCCTTCGCCAGCCACAGCGGCCGGCAGGTGATCGAGGCCCCACTCGGACCCGACCTGCGGATGGACCTTGCCGCTCTCGACGAGGCCTTCCGCCGGGCCCGGGCCCGCGGCCGCCGGCCGGCGTTCCTGCTGTGCAACCCGCACAACCCGACCGGCGTCGTCCACCGCCGTGACGAGCTCGAGGCCGTCGCCGAACTGGCCGACCGGCACGGCCTGCGGGTGATCTCCGACGAGATCCACGCCCCCCTGGTGCTCCCCGGGGCGCACTTCACCCCGTACCTCACGGTGGCCGGCGCGGAGAACGCGTTCGCCCTGATCTCCGCCTCGAAGGCGTGGAACCTCGCCGGCCTCAAGGCGGCGCTCGCGGTCGCCGGGCCGCAGGCCGTCGCCGACCTCGACCGCATGCCGGAAGAGGTCAGCCACGGGCCCAGCCACCTGGGGGTCATCGCGCACACCGCCGCGTTCCGCGCCGGCGGACCGTGGCTCGACCTCGTCCTCGACGGCCTCGACACCAACCGCACGCTGCTGGAAACGCTGCTGGCGAAGCACATGCCGTCCGCCCGGTACCACCGGCCCGAGGGCACCTACCTCGCCTGGCTGGACTGCACGGCGCTGGGCATCGACATCGGACAGTCGGACGGCGAACCCGGCGTGGCCAGCGATGTCGCCGGGCCCGCGAAGATGTTCCTCGACCGCGCGCGGGTCGCCCTCAGCTCCGGGCACGTCTTCGGCACCGGCGGGGCAGGCTTCGTACGACTCAACTTCGCCACCTCACCCGCGATCCTCACCGACGCCGTCACCCGCATGGGCCGGGCAGCCGACGCGCACCACCCGTCGGCGGGCTGA
- a CDS encoding nitroreductase family deazaflavin-dependent oxidoreductase translates to MWLYRRSGGKLGGKMFGAPVLLLTTTGRKSGRSWTVPLMYQTDGDRWVIIASNGGSARHPAWWLNLRSQPDASIQIARQTYLVTASETAGENRERLWRQMADMYKGYDGYARKTTRQIPVVVLQRR, encoded by the coding sequence GTGTGGCTGTACCGGCGCAGCGGCGGGAAGCTCGGCGGCAAGATGTTCGGCGCACCGGTGCTGTTGCTGACTACCACCGGGCGCAAGTCGGGGCGGTCGTGGACGGTACCGTTGATGTACCAGACCGACGGCGACAGATGGGTGATCATCGCGTCCAACGGCGGCAGCGCCAGGCACCCCGCCTGGTGGCTCAATCTGCGCTCGCAGCCGGACGCCTCCATACAGATCGCCCGGCAGACCTACCTGGTCACCGCCAGCGAGACCGCCGGCGAGAACCGCGAGCGCCTGTGGCGGCAGATGGCCGACATGTACAAGGGCTACGACGGGTACGCGCGGAAGACCACCCGCCAGATTCCCGTGGTTGTACTGCAAAGGCGCTAA
- a CDS encoding IS3 family transposase — MGQGSDGPVSVAGFIASQRTEHDVPHAIACRALGVSESWFYKWRDRPPTPRDDRRARLAAAVTKVFDDSGGTYGSPRIGIELREQGWQVSDNTIAQLMAEFGLAARIKRRRRSLTRQGKRPAAPDLVKRVFTAPAPDVAWCGDMTEIRTDEGKLYLATVIDLYSRRILGYAMGAHHDAGLVVAALNMAAVTRGGRVEGVIFHSDRGSEYTSADFARACARWKVRQSMGRVGSCFDNAVAEATFSTIKVEYVHRRHFRTRTEARLKIATWITDFYNQRRRHSVCDWRSPIDYERSETRALEAQAA; from the coding sequence GTGGGTCAAGGAAGCGACGGGCCGGTGAGCGTGGCCGGGTTCATCGCTTCCCAGAGGACCGAGCATGACGTGCCGCACGCGATCGCCTGCCGGGCCCTCGGAGTGTCCGAGTCGTGGTTCTACAAATGGCGCGACCGGCCGCCAACGCCCCGCGATGATCGGCGTGCCCGGCTGGCAGCCGCGGTCACGAAGGTCTTCGACGACTCGGGCGGCACCTACGGCAGCCCGCGCATCGGGATCGAGCTGCGCGAGCAGGGCTGGCAGGTCTCCGACAACACGATCGCGCAGCTCATGGCCGAGTTCGGCCTGGCCGCCCGTATCAAGCGCCGCCGGCGCAGCCTGACCCGCCAGGGCAAACGTCCGGCCGCACCGGACCTGGTCAAGCGGGTGTTCACCGCGCCGGCGCCGGATGTCGCCTGGTGCGGCGACATGACCGAGATCCGCACCGACGAGGGCAAGCTCTATCTGGCCACTGTCATCGACCTGTACTCGCGCCGGATCCTCGGCTACGCGATGGGCGCCCACCACGACGCCGGGCTGGTCGTCGCAGCGCTGAACATGGCCGCCGTCACCCGCGGCGGCCGCGTGGAAGGGGTGATCTTTCACAGCGACAGGGGCAGCGAGTACACCTCGGCCGACTTTGCCCGGGCCTGCGCCCGATGGAAGGTACGCCAGTCGATGGGCCGGGTCGGGTCCTGCTTCGACAACGCCGTCGCCGAGGCCACCTTCTCCACCATCAAGGTCGAGTACGTCCACCGCCGCCACTTCCGCACCCGCACCGAAGCCCGCCTGAAGATCGCCACCTGGATCACCGACTTCTACAACCAGCGCCGCCGGCACTCCGTCTGCGACTGGCGCTCACCCATCGACTACGAACGATCAGAGACCCGCGCCCTGGAGGCCCAGGCCGCATAA
- a CDS encoding PPOX class F420-dependent oxidoreductase, translating into MVFTQTELDYLATQRIGRLATVSPDGQVQNNPTNFFVDAGTGTIVIGGGALGSSKKFRNVQQGSTVAFVVDDLATVDPWAPRGIEIRGTAVALTDHEPPLPYLSREIIRITPTKIVSWGLDGPRASRTV; encoded by the coding sequence ATGGTCTTCACCCAAACAGAACTCGACTACCTGGCCACGCAGCGCATCGGGCGGCTGGCCACCGTCTCGCCCGACGGGCAGGTGCAGAACAACCCGACCAACTTCTTCGTCGATGCCGGCACTGGCACGATCGTCATCGGCGGGGGCGCGCTGGGCTCGTCGAAGAAGTTCCGGAACGTCCAGCAGGGCAGCACGGTCGCGTTCGTCGTGGACGACCTGGCGACGGTCGATCCGTGGGCGCCCCGAGGCATCGAGATCCGGGGCACGGCGGTGGCGCTGACGGACCACGAGCCGCCCCTGCCGTACCTCTCTCGGGAGATCATCAGGATCACACCTACCAAGATCGTCTCGTGGGGGCTGGACGGGCCGCGAGCGAGCCGTACGGTGTGA
- a CDS encoding PPOX class F420-dependent oxidoreductase: MAKSMIDGQWQQFVSYGTRTGKLATTRADGSPHVVPVCFLLDGDDVLFNTGKTSVKGRNLARDGRAVLCVDDENPPYAFVTLRGRATITEDLPEMRRWAIRIAERYMGPDLAEAYGARNAVPGELLVRLTVEKVVGHTGISD, translated from the coding sequence ATGGCAAAGTCGATGATCGATGGGCAGTGGCAGCAGTTCGTCTCGTACGGCACCCGCACCGGCAAGCTCGCGACGACACGGGCCGACGGCTCGCCGCACGTCGTCCCAGTGTGTTTCTTACTCGACGGCGACGACGTGCTGTTCAACACCGGCAAGACCTCGGTGAAGGGCCGCAACCTCGCCCGCGACGGCAGGGCCGTGCTGTGCGTCGACGACGAGAACCCGCCGTACGCGTTCGTGACGCTGCGTGGGCGCGCGACGATCACCGAGGACCTGCCCGAGATGCGGCGGTGGGCGATCCGGATCGCCGAGCGCTACATGGGGCCGGACCTGGCCGAGGCATACGGGGCGCGCAACGCCGTGCCGGGCGAGCTGCTGGTGCGCCTGACCGTGGAGAAGGTCGTCGGGCACACCGGCATCTCCGACTGA
- a CDS encoding SEC-C domain-containing protein yields the protein MPTRDVITTADLDELRRSALGAANPLGVAADLADAVEQGRLAEPEDAGDALTLAAEIAEIRGRLDAALRYADRALEAYPSVEDARAGFARAMRARILFRAGGREDEAMAELTALRQLLIEQPEAPAYVSAALDAGGLSVIAEEWLSEAVDTVLGRRATAAGAPTEAVPAAEATVEVGPPEAPGVLFFLLQQRHRVRRDLNLPHDRQDDLADRLEAQLVRRAEQRQGTEPDLLFWPRAEFDRLLAEHAELTEAYGPDWDAHRGRLERHLVQQANTGRTGLSVVSASVDGLNGYASRHNGDPTDPEIRTRYARDLATRPGAQISWPSERNDACWCGSGRKYKQCCLPRSRS from the coding sequence GTGCCGACGAGAGATGTGATCACCACCGCTGACCTCGACGAACTTCGCCGCTCGGCGCTCGGCGCGGCCAATCCGCTCGGCGTCGCCGCCGACCTGGCAGACGCGGTGGAGCAGGGCCGGCTGGCGGAGCCGGAGGACGCCGGGGACGCGCTGACCCTGGCCGCGGAGATCGCCGAGATCCGAGGGCGGCTGGACGCCGCGCTCCGGTACGCGGACCGGGCCTTGGAGGCGTACCCGTCGGTAGAGGATGCCCGGGCCGGCTTCGCCCGGGCGATGCGGGCCCGGATCCTGTTCCGGGCCGGCGGCCGGGAGGACGAGGCGATGGCGGAGCTCACCGCGCTGCGCCAGCTCCTGATCGAGCAGCCCGAGGCCCCGGCGTACGTCAGCGCGGCCCTGGACGCCGGCGGTCTCTCGGTGATCGCCGAGGAGTGGCTGAGCGAGGCGGTCGACACCGTGCTCGGCAGGCGCGCCACTGCGGCCGGAGCACCAACGGAGGCCGTACCCGCCGCCGAGGCGACGGTGGAGGTCGGCCCTCCGGAGGCGCCCGGCGTCCTCTTCTTCCTGCTGCAACAGCGGCACCGGGTACGCCGGGACTTGAACCTGCCGCATGATCGGCAGGACGATCTGGCGGACCGGCTGGAGGCTCAGCTCGTCCGCCGGGCGGAGCAGCGGCAGGGCACGGAGCCGGACCTGCTCTTCTGGCCCCGGGCCGAGTTCGACCGCCTGCTCGCCGAGCACGCCGAGCTGACCGAGGCGTACGGGCCGGACTGGGACGCGCACCGGGGCCGCCTGGAACGGCACCTCGTCCAGCAGGCCAACACCGGCCGGACCGGGCTGAGCGTGGTCAGCGCATCGGTGGATGGGCTGAACGGCTATGCCAGCCGGCACAACGGGGATCCCACGGATCCGGAGATCCGCACCCGCTACGCGCGAGATCTGGCGACCCGGCCCGGCGCGCAGATTTCCTGGCCGTCGGAGCGCAACGACGCCTGCTGGTGCGGCTCGGGCCGCAAGTACAAGCAGTGCTGCCTGCCGCGCTCCCGTAGCTGA
- a CDS encoding YceI family protein has protein sequence MAITTGRLRFGPNNGRMLLRTSRKGVGSTVGHDLTIEVTDWSVELDVPETGPVDATATARVELGSLAVREGTGGARPLTDRDRGEIENNARRTLEVGRHPTATFESNRVVTGDDHATISGTLTLHGVAAPIDVEVREVTPDRYRAATVVTQSAYGIKPYSAFLGALKVRDDVEVEIEVDLGR, from the coding sequence GTGGCGATCACGACCGGCCGGTTGCGGTTCGGCCCGAACAACGGGCGGATGCTACTGCGCACCAGCCGCAAGGGTGTCGGCTCGACCGTCGGGCACGACCTGACCATTGAGGTGACCGACTGGTCGGTGGAGCTGGACGTTCCCGAGACCGGGCCGGTGGACGCCACCGCGACGGCCCGCGTTGAGTTGGGATCCTTGGCCGTGCGGGAGGGCACCGGCGGTGCGCGACCGCTGACCGACAGGGACCGGGGCGAGATCGAGAACAACGCCCGGCGCACGCTGGAGGTCGGTCGCCACCCGACGGCCACCTTCGAGTCCAACCGCGTCGTCACCGGCGACGACCACGCCACCATCAGCGGAACGCTCACTCTGCACGGGGTCGCCGCTCCCATCGACGTCGAGGTACGCGAGGTGACGCCCGACCGGTACCGCGCCGCCACGGTGGTGACCCAGTCGGCGTACGGAATCAAGCCGTACTCGGCCTTTCTCGGCGCCCTCAAGGTCCGTGACGACGTCGAGGTGGAGATCGAGGTCGACCTCGGACGTTGA
- the helR gene encoding RNA polymerase recycling motor ATPase HelR — translation MTTSVFDLPDHLSPKADPTLIARDEQHFAAIAESLEQVDADLSDLLDAARKAPGGKGRQAVDRDQEVRRLTARLRQLRRFGLDLCLGRMVSADNPEPVYIGRQGLTDSAGRRLLVDWRSPAAEPFFGATHANPMGLASRRRYRWTRGRISDYWDEVFTADGFEGHAAALDDQSAFIASLGGNRSNRMRDVLGTIQADQDAIIRAGSRGALVVDGGPGTGKTVVALHRTAYLLYSDPRLGHRRGGVLFVGPHQPYLAYVGDVLPSLGEDDVQTCTLRDLVAEGAAAAIETGPEVARLKSSADLVKAIETAVRFYEEPPTKGMTVTTDSSDVCLSADDWAEAFEAREPGTPHNEARDQIWEELLTILVDKHDGDEPADLVRMSLLRNKDLRTAFNRAWPLLEAADLVGDLWSVPAYLRKCAPWLSPDDVRTLQRADAQAWTVSDLPLLDAARQRLGDPEASRRQRRHDAAVAAERERMARVVDDLIEADVYDDGEGVLTMLRGQDLRDALVDESGLSGADPDLLAGPFAHIVVDEAQELTDAEWQMLLLRCPSRSFTIVGDRAQARHGFTESWQERLERIGLDRTNLASLNINYRTPEEVMAEAEPVIRAVLPDANVPTSIRSSDVPVVHGSASDLSSILDTWLAAHADGIACVIGDPTFRATSRVRSLTPELSKGLEFDLVVLIDPEAFGTGIEGAVDRYVAMTRATQQLVILTRS, via the coding sequence CTGACTACCAGCGTGTTTGACCTTCCCGACCACCTCTCCCCCAAGGCCGACCCGACGCTGATCGCCCGCGACGAGCAGCACTTCGCGGCCATCGCGGAGAGCCTCGAGCAGGTGGACGCCGACCTGTCCGACCTGCTCGACGCCGCGCGCAAGGCACCCGGCGGCAAGGGCCGGCAGGCGGTGGACCGGGACCAGGAGGTCCGCCGGCTGACCGCTCGCCTGCGACAACTGCGTCGCTTCGGTTTGGACCTGTGCCTGGGACGCATGGTCAGCGCGGACAACCCCGAGCCGGTGTACATCGGACGACAGGGCCTCACGGACAGCGCGGGTCGTCGGCTGCTGGTCGACTGGCGCTCCCCGGCGGCTGAGCCGTTCTTCGGAGCGACCCACGCCAACCCGATGGGTCTGGCCAGCCGCCGCCGCTATCGCTGGACCCGCGGCCGGATCAGTGACTACTGGGACGAGGTGTTCACGGCGGACGGGTTCGAAGGGCACGCCGCCGCGCTCGACGACCAGTCGGCCTTCATCGCCAGCCTGGGCGGCAACCGGTCGAACCGCATGCGGGACGTGCTCGGCACCATCCAGGCCGACCAGGACGCCATCATCCGAGCGGGATCCCGTGGCGCTCTCGTCGTCGACGGCGGTCCGGGTACGGGGAAGACGGTCGTCGCGCTGCACCGCACCGCCTACCTCCTCTATTCCGACCCTCGCCTCGGTCACCGCCGGGGCGGCGTGCTGTTCGTCGGTCCGCACCAGCCGTACCTGGCCTACGTCGGCGACGTCCTGCCCAGCCTCGGCGAGGACGACGTGCAGACCTGCACGCTGCGGGACCTCGTCGCCGAGGGAGCCGCAGCCGCGATCGAGACCGGCCCGGAGGTGGCCCGCCTGAAGTCGTCCGCGGACCTGGTGAAGGCGATCGAGACGGCCGTCCGGTTCTACGAGGAGCCGCCGACCAAGGGGATGACGGTCACGACCGACTCGTCCGACGTCTGCCTGAGCGCCGACGATTGGGCCGAGGCGTTCGAAGCACGAGAACCCGGTACCCCGCACAACGAGGCGCGCGACCAGATCTGGGAGGAACTGCTCACGATCCTGGTGGACAAGCACGACGGCGACGAACCGGCCGACCTGGTCCGCATGTCGCTGCTGCGGAACAAGGATCTGCGCACGGCCTTCAACCGCGCGTGGCCGCTGCTCGAAGCGGCCGACCTCGTCGGAGATCTGTGGTCGGTACCCGCCTATCTGCGCAAGTGCGCTCCCTGGCTCAGCCCCGACGACGTTCGGACGTTGCAGCGCGCCGACGCCCAGGCCTGGACGGTGTCCGACCTGCCGCTCCTGGACGCGGCACGGCAGCGGCTCGGCGACCCGGAGGCGTCCCGACGTCAGCGTCGGCACGACGCCGCGGTCGCCGCCGAACGCGAGCGCATGGCCAGGGTCGTCGACGACCTGATCGAGGCCGATGTCTATGACGACGGCGAAGGCGTGCTGACGATGCTGCGCGGACAGGACCTGCGGGACGCCTTGGTCGACGAGTCAGGACTGTCGGGCGCCGACCCGGACCTGCTCGCCGGCCCGTTCGCGCACATCGTCGTGGACGAGGCTCAGGAACTGACCGACGCTGAGTGGCAAATGTTGCTGCTCCGCTGCCCGTCCCGAAGCTTCACCATCGTCGGGGACCGCGCCCAGGCCAGGCACGGGTTCACGGAGTCGTGGCAGGAACGGCTCGAGCGGATCGGGCTCGACCGGACAAACCTGGCCTCCCTGAACATCAACTACCGGACGCCGGAAGAGGTCATGGCGGAAGCCGAGCCGGTCATCCGGGCCGTGCTCCCGGACGCCAACGTGCCGACCTCCATCCGCAGCAGCGACGTCCCCGTCGTACACGGATCTGCTTCTGATCTGAGCTCGATCCTCGACACCTGGCTCGCCGCGCACGCCGACGGGATCGCCTGCGTCATCGGCGATCCCACGTTCCGGGCGACGTCCCGCGTCCGGTCGCTGACCCCGGAGCTGTCGAAGGGGCTCGAGTTCGACCTGGTCGTCCTCATCGACCCAGAGGCATTCGGCACAGGCATCGAAGGAGCGGTCGACCGCTATGTCGCGATGACCCGAGCGACCCAGCAACTCGTCATCCTCACGAGATCCTGA